AGCTGGAGATTGTGGggtctgtttgtttgggtgagtctgtgtatatgtctttgtctgagtctgtgtgtgtgtgtgtgtatgtgtttgactCCCATCTAAAGACttctgggtttgaatcccagtATCCCCAGCCTGACGTCCTAGGTGTCCTTCAAAGGCCcacctctgtactgtctaaccccctacctgctccttaacgacctgtctctgtactgtctaacccctacctgctccttaacgacccgtctctgtactgtctaacccctacctgctccttaacgacctgtctctgtactgtctaacccctacctgctccttaacgacccgtctctgtactgtctaacccctacctgctccttaacgacctgtctctgtactgtctaacccctacctgctccttaacgacccgtctctgtactgtctaacccctacctgttccttaacgacctgtctctgtactgtctaaccctacctgttccttaatgacctgtctctgtactgtctaacccctacctgctccttaatgacctgtctctgtactgtctaacccctacctgctccttaatgacctgtctctatactgtctaacccctacctgctccttaatgacctgtctctgtactgtctaacccctaatgctccttaatgactttgGATGAATGTATGTTAAATTACTAAATAATTTAATAGGATGTTCTCTCACTATGTAGTcatgaagggcagatttgacGGCGATGTCTGGGATGAGAGCGAGAggtcagaagagagagagagagaggagagacagagagagagagagaggagagagagggagagagagagagagagagagagagagagagagagaggagagagagagagagagagagagagagagagggacgtctgagaggagagtgagggagctGGGAGGCAGCTTGTGGGAAAACTGGCATGTGTTGGTCGTACCCTTGGTCAGGCACCATATGCCCCGGGTTGGACTAAACTGtctcccccctacccctccccccccccccccctcctcctccttccccgacaccccaaaacaaaaaacactccCACAGGTTTTGTCTCTATTgaactctcctcccccccccccccccccctctccctcctcctctacgTCCCTttggtgttcagtgtgtgtgcgtgtgtgtgtgtgtgtgtgtgtgtgtgtgtgtgcgcgccgtgtgtggtgtgtggtgtgtgcgtgtgcgtgtgtgagggcaGCTGCATGTGGAGGACAATACGTTGGCCTGGGGAGGgcgaggaaggggggagggaggggtgaggggggggtgagggggggggatgatcaGCTGGCTTGTCGCTCCCACTTGACCCTGCGGTGACCTTTATCAGGGCGCATCCCACCCtgaaggacgcacacacacacacacacacacacacacacacacacacacagcccccggGTGCATCCTGGGTCGGGCAGGGTCAATTAAATTCAGATTGAGGATAAATGATTATAAATGATTTGTAAATGATGTTGGGATGAGGGACCGACGCTCCGCCGAGGGCCGGCCCTCAACGGCCGCTAACGCCGCGCCGCCGCGGCCCGGCTAACGCTACCCAGCTAGCAGCTACCAGCGAGCGTCTTCTGCGCTGACGCAACTGCCGTGCAACCGGCGGCAGACGGCGAGACGGCTGAGGTGAGATAAAACCACCCAATACCTCCTGGTCCACGTTGTACGCTAGAGCCAGTGAGGCGCGGAGACACAGCGACCGTTAAACCGTGGAGGGGTTACGATGAAATCCAGTGGTAAGATCAGTGGTTGATCTTTGATataaattgagagagagagagagagagagagagagagagagagagagagagagagaaaggagagagagagagagagagagagagagaagaagagagagagagagagagagagagagagagaagagagagagagagagagagagacagagagagagagagacagagagaggagagagagagagagagagagagagggaggggggggaggagcgagtgtgtgtgtgtgtatttatctctctcttgctctatatatatcaaaatatattttttttacatatatatttatatatatagggcgagagagcgagagagagagagcgagagagagagagagagagagagagagagagagagagagagagagagagggcggtcACACAACAGACTGCCTCCCTACGGAATTGCTGACAGTAAAGACACCCAACAAGAGCTGGGAAagtgacagatagagagagctggagagagagacagagaggaggaggaggaggaggaggaggagggggaggagaacagagggaccccccccccccctctgccattCTGTCCCTTTACAACTTTACAAAATAGCCTTTTAATTTGCTGAGGCGTCTGGGGTGTCTGAATTGTGCCTGCATCAATCAGCATCAGGGGCCTGGCAGCCACCCCTGGGGTCCCCAGGGCCCTCTCACTGTGGGGCCCTGCGGCAGAACACTCAGCCCCTCTCTCTGatacaccacccccccccacccccacccccaccccacccacctcctcctcctcccctcctcctcctcctccagcttctgtCTCGCGTCCACAAGCCTTTATTTCCCCGTGAGATGGGACAGCGCTGGGGCTGCATGTGTACACATCTGACTCCAGGAAGGCTTTGACAGACGTTTAGCGTTTAAGACGAGAACAGTTGATATACGTTTAATGTTTAAGATATAGAGGAGAGTCGtacatacattatataatatagatgGAACACACAGCTGACTCCAGGAACAGTATATACGTTTAATGTTtaagatagagaggagaggctaATAGACTTTAGATATTTTAGATAGTATGCACATCTTACTCCAGGAACAGATGAATATACGTTTAACGTTTAAGATAGAGAAAACTGTATGATATACGTTTAACGTTTAAGATAGAGAGCAGAGTCTAATATACCTTAGATAATATAGATAGTATGCACAGCTGATTCTAGGAACAGTTTTAATATACGTTTAACATTtaagatagagaggagaggctaGTATACATTAGATGATATAGATAATATACACATCTGACTCTTGGAACCGTTTAGTATACGTTTAACGTTTAAGATAGAGATAACAgtttaatatacattttaagaTTGAGAGGCCCCTGCATACATTAGATGATATAGGTAATATATACATCTGACTCTAGGAACAGTTTAGTATATGTTTAAGATAGAGAGGAGAGTTTAATAGACATTAGATAATATCGATAATATAAACATCTGACTTTAGGAAAAGTTGAATATAGGTTCACGTTTAAGGTAGAGAGGAGAGTCTAATATACATTCAACTGAATGGTTTGACTATAAAGATGGAGAGAACAGTCTTATATACATTAACAGCTTCACTAATTTAGAGCGGGCAGGTTAATATGCATCCATTAAACTGTATGGTCTGACTATAAAGATGGAGAGAACAGTCTGATATACATTACAGTTTGACTATAAAGATAGACTGGGCAGGTTAATATAATACATTAAACTGTATGGTGTGACTATAAAGATGGAGGGAACAGTCTAATATACATTAAGCTGTATGGTGTGACTAGAGTGGAGAGGTGAATATACATTAAACTACATGGTGTGACTATAAAGATAGAGAGTCTAAAATACATACATTAGACAATAAAGTTTGACCGGGTTTGGTGGACGAGACCatcaattataataatataataatgacatattttatttatgtatagCGCTAAATAAATCTACAACCAAGGCACGACCACAAGTGCAAAACGTCAAGACTGTAggacaaatataaatatttaatgttGAAATATTAGTTTTGTAGGGATAATAAATCAAAATCTTTACAAGCTGGAACATTAAAGTAAAAGTAGTGccaacggacacacacagatctcaaatacagatacacaaaacatgttttatacacacacaatgtatttaTACGTGTAtaaatacattgtgtgtgtataaaacaTATTATGATCTCACACACGAAAATGTTTTGCCACCAATCTGACTTCCTATAGCCCCTGCTCCTTCCCCCTGGAGACCCCTGACGTCGTAGTCATAGGGCCTCCCCttagtttgtgcgtgtgcgagcccatcacaacccccctccccccccccctgtcccccccgtcAACTTAACTGAACCCCTCAACTGAAGCCgcacccccatctcccccctcccccctcccccctccctcgctcctttTCAAACCCTGACTCTGGCCCGGTCTGCATTATTTACGCCTTTTAGTGCTATTTTAAATAACATAACTGCATCGATTTTAAAACAGATACAGGATTGATCTCCTGTGCTGAGTTTCAACCAGCAGTGTCTGTTCCACTGTAACCCACCGTGGTCAGCAGAAGAGCTCCAGCTCCTCACCAGATGATTGATTATGCTGCGGGGAGCAGCATCAGCCCGGTCTAAACCACTTAGTCCactaatataataatgatcGTTAGTCGGGGATACCTCCCTGCTTTCTGTGGGTTTTGGGGAGTTTAGTGAGCGGCTCATTGAAAACACCAATGACGTCCGTTCAGGGGGCTTATGACGGCTCATCATTGGACTGAACTGaactatcagccaatcaggatcaaAAGCATTTGTTGGTTTCATTGAGACGATGATCGCCGATTGATTGATTGAGGATTATTTCCTTTGGGTTCTACGGAACATGTTGGGATGTATTTTTTGTGATTGACTTGTCTTCACTATCTCTCTGTTCCAGTGATATCCTGTCCAGCCATGTGGTCCGGACATCTGAGGCCACACAGTGAGGGAAGAGGAGTTCCTGTGTGTGGCATTCATCAGAATCCAGACACAAATGAATAAGtcatatatctatgtattaaaTGCAGTATAAAGGTGTTGTGTACTGCAGATGTTGGACATGTTTTGATGGATCACTCTACGGCACTCTAAAGCAGTTATCAGTTTctcatgtttatgtttgtgcattgttgtgttaATTGATGTCCAGAACTTTCCCCTGGCCTGTGCATCACTGGATAATCTTTAATTGGCTTTAATTAGCTCCTCGTAGTTAATTAACTTTTCCTACAAATTATTTGTATGAGTGGTCCCAGCGGGGGGGACTGTTCATCTCGTTAGCAGCAATTAGCTGCAATTAACACGAACTAATGACATGCTTTCTGGGGCCCAAAACAAACAGCGAGCACCCTGCCAGCTACTGCCAGCTCCTGCGCTGTGAGAGGTCTGGAGAGCcactggggggcggggctctgaGGGCCAGCCAGCCAATCAACACCTCTCGCCCAGGATCCACACTAACACACGGGGTCTCGTCCAAACAAGACATCAGAGCGGTGACTTAAATCAAAATAGACGCAAATGGGGGCATTCAGGGTACGCTCATGATGACAGGAAGCTGGTCTTTCGTTTTTGACTCTTGGTTGAGGTCCTTGAATCTAAAATGattttaacgttttttttcaGAATGGAGAGATCCCAACCAACCTGAAACAGTAGTCATATAATCAATGAAAGCAAACATACCATCCGGTCAAACCACCGTCAGAAGACCCCTCTCTCCATCAGAGGTCAACGGGTTTTCTTGTTCTGTGGTCAATATTACGTCTTGTTGGCGTATCTCTCGTCTCTCAGGGTCTAAAACACAATTGTTTCTGAGAGATAAAGATGTGTTAACAAATCAGTCTTTCAGCTCATTGGGTCAGTTCACCCCACTACCTGTAAAACAACCTTTCTTTTTAAAACTTCCCCTGAAGTAACCATTCAGGCGGGCAGTGCCTGCCCCTACAGGTGGAGGACtgcattacaccatggaaccgtGGAAATCTCCTGCGGTAGGGAACACCTGAGAACAGATCAGAGATATTATCTGTGAGATGAGGACCCAGGGTCTGTAGGGTAGCTAGCTACATCCATGCTTCTATGCAGCAGGAGCAGGTCATCTCCTCCTGTGGAGAACAGCACAAAACACGTCAGTACAAACAATAAGAAGTAGTCAGGTACATGTGGAATAGTCCGATTACTGTCCCATCTGACCTTTACTTACCTGAACTGATGGAAGACAAAGGTGTCAGTTTTagttatcatatatatatatatatatatatatatatatatatatatatatatatatactgtatataaatgtatacataaaGATatgtggcttgtgtgtgtggtggtgtgtgtgtgtgtgtgtgtgtgtgtgtgtgtgtgtgtgtgtgtgtgtgttgtgtggtgtgtgtttgtacatatatatacaaaatgaATATATCCTGATCAACATTATGATGTGAGCAGCATCATATACAGCTGTATATTTGCCAGTACTGCTTTGAAGAATACATTTCTTATTCCGACTGAGaaattacatatttatttactatttactTGACGGACAGTATAACACATTTCTTGTttctttaaatgtattttcagATTTTGCCCCATGTGATAAACTCCACCGCTAATGTGGCTTATTGGGAGTAGgctaactgttgtttttttcgacGCAAACACAATTTCCATTTCAATTTCAACATTCATTAAAAAACTAAATTGAGACGCGGTGTCTGTGTGAGGCTTGTTCAACAACACGGGAAATGAGGAAAAAAATGTCCTTTTCTGGATAACTGCATGTCAAACTAATTTTGATATtcaggatgtgtgtttgtgtgtgtgtgtgtgtgtgttgggttgtgtgtgtgtgtgtgtgtgtgtgtgtgtgtgtgtgtgtgtgtgtgtgtgtgtgtgtgtgtgtgtgtgtgtgtgtgtgtttaaaaattGACGTTATctttttgtatgtgtctgtatgtgtttgcgtgtgtgtgtgtgtgtgtgtgtgtgttgtgtgtgtgtgtgtgtgtgtggtgtggtgtgtgtgtgtgtgtgtgtgtgtgtggtgtgtgtgtgtgtgtgtgtttaaatattgaggatatattgtgtgtgtgcgtgtgcttgcttgcgcgcgtgtgtgtctgagtgtgtgcgtagcgtgtgtctgtgtgatcaTACATCCAGTAATTTTCTTATAGTTTCCCATCCATTGTCTCGAAACACAAACACTTGAAATCAACACTGTTTTATACGAAACCTGACTATTGATTCCTCAAACGAATTGTGTGATAAACATTTGTTATCTTCCTCTTCCATATAAGGACATAAAACGACCTACAACACAACCCCGCAGTTATTATCTTGttgtgtataggcctaccaaGTGATTATCTTGATATTTGTCCTAGTTGACTTATGGGATACCTTCACAAGCCCAAAAGCAGCGAACTGGGCTTTATAATAATAACCGAACAACGGAATAAGAGAGACTATAATAGGACGACCACTATGAGcagaacacaaacactggcCATATATTAATCAGAACAGGATCATGAAATAAACGGCCGCCGTACGCCTCTGTTTGGGTTTTATGGGCTTGGAGGGGTAGATTTCCCCGGGTACCCGCTATCAGTGACCCGCAGGGCTGTGCGAGTgcacgggggaaggggggggggcgcgcgGGCACGATAACATCTCCAAAGCAGTCCACCATCGCTACATGTTTGAACCATTAGTGATCTTCGTcccattctctccccctccgctcGCGGAATGATGAAATAATGTGTGTGGAGCGTTCATCTGTGTGTGGAGAGATTGGGTTCTGCGCGCGCACACCTCCCTTCTAGACAGATGCTCTCGCGCCCTGATAACAGTACcattattactactattattaataacaatacaaataataacggtaataatacatttcatataattataataatataataaaaacagaaaTCCGACTTGGGCCAGACGAAATAACTAGGCCTTAGTTCTCATTAAAGCAGCATATTCCACATCGTTTAAAGTATTATCCTAAATTGGTGTTGATTCAATACAGGATAAGGATCAGAATAATTTCCTAATCTGTGCAAACGTGTTACGTCACTGCTATCAGACAATATTCGAATTCTTGATTCGACAGTTTACGCCTGAATGAATGGTTTAGGCCTTTAAGGATCTTGACCCAAGACGTGCCTTTAAGGACCTTGACCCAAGACGTGCCTTTAAGGACCTTGACCCAAGACGCGCCTTTAAGGACCTTGACCCAAGACGCGCCTTTAAGGACCTTGACCCAAGACGCGCCTTTAAGGACCTTGCCCAAGACGCGCCCTTTGAGACGAGGCTTTCAGAACCAAATTACCTTTACCTTATAGTCGTGCTTTATATTTAGTGCATATTTCATAGTATATGTCAGATCTTCCGGCGGTGTTGAAAGGCAAAATGCTAGTCGTCATCTTGTAGTAAATAATGCAAGATGGGCGCATCTATTTTATATTCCCGAACTATGGACCGTAACAGTGAAGTTTAAGAAACAGTCACTCTTAAAGTTACACTTCAAAAGCCAAATCAACGAATTTCATTATATCATGGTaaaattaacaaaaaaataagcAGTTCAAtaaagcagacacacaaacacagacacacacaagcatgcacgcgcacacacacacacacacacacacacacacacacacacacacacacacacacacacacacacacacacacacacacacacacacacgagttgaAAGCTAAAGCAGTATTCTACTATACAACGTGGTCGAGGAGGTTCTGCTTTCTAGGCAAAGACTTCTGCTGCGTCCCACTGCCGGCTGCCCATTGGCTCGTTCCCCGGTGTGACGTCACGGGCATATAACCGAGCAGGCTCCCACGCGCCCCGACGTCCTCTGGTCGATACCCGCCGCCGCTCGGGCTGACATTTCCTCTCGCGAGGTGCGATGATGAGGCGCGCGTCTGGGTTCTAATTCCAACAGATTAACCGCGTCCTGATGCTGTCAGAGGAGGCAGGAGCACACGCGACCACCGCCGGGTTTTCATGTGCGCCCGATCATTTATTTCTTCCTTCTCTGAAGTCGCACCTTTCTTTCTTCATCGTGGGAACTTCTTGTTTCAGAGCGGGCCTCTTCCTCGGTTTCTACAGAAATGCCCGGTTTCGGATTTGTTGATTTGTTGATCGGTTTCTCCCGTCCTCGGCTCAGCGTCCTCACCGGACATGGACCTCTTGGTTGAGGGTGGCGACACGCAGAGCAGCCTCTGACGGGACGGACGGTGACAGCGCTCCTGTGATCTCCATGGGGATACACGGCGGTTCCCGGAGCACCAGACGGACCCTTTAACCCGAGCCCCCGCTGGACGGATCAGGACATTACGGCGCGTAAAATACAGCCGGCTGTGAAACGCTTCAGACACCGCAGATAAACAGCGACTCCGTCTCTACCTGTGGCGGAGACGCGTCGCCATGGTGCACTGCGCGGGGTGCGACAAGCCCATCCTGGACAGGTTCCTGCTCAAAGTTCTGGACCGGACCTGGCACGTCAAGTGCGTGACGTGCTGCGAGTGCAAAAGCAATTTGACCGAGAAGTGTTTTTCTAGAGACGGGAGACTCTACTGCAAGACGGACTTCTTCAGGTGAGCCTCGACGCgtggagaagtgtgtgtgtgtgtgtgtgtggtgtgtgtgtgtgtgtgtgtgtgtgtgtgtgtgtgtgtgtgtgtgtgtgtgtgtgtgtgtgtgtgtgtgtgtgtgtgtgtgtgtgtgtgtgtgtgtgtgtcgtagacACGTTGGTTAGGctgaaggaaggaaagaggaaAAGAAACAGCCGGCTAATAGGTTGGTCGTGGCAATCATTTTGGATCAAATGTTTCCAGGAGTAGGAATTTCTTTGGATGAATGATAAAAGGTCGGGCCTGTGTTTACATCGATGAAGGTATTCTATGGCCCGTTGAGACATAATCATCCGAATGGTCCTTTGTTTACACTGTTGGCTGCTGTACATAAGccttatatatgatatatgatgtATGAAATATGATGTATGGTATATTATGTATGATGTTTGATGTATAAAGCGTTCTGCTGTATGTGGGGACGTCTGTCACCGACGCTATTAGTTTACCAACGTATTACCACCACGACAcaacgacgacaacaacaaccacatgtaggcctacatgtaatCTCACTAGTAGCCTACTCAATTAATTTTTAACATTTGTAATATATGTCCAGCTGTGAATGCATGTTTTATAACGGACCTACACGTTGCTTTCTCTATACGAAAACGAAAGATTTGAAATTTGAAACATGAAAATAGCAATGTATATCTAAAATCATATAATTCCTTCCAATTCAATGCAGAATCCTGCAATCAGGCCCAGTTAACGAAGTTGCATGAAATGTGAAAAATAGGTGAACAATCTGAACTACTAGCCTACTCTGTGCGTCAGTCTCTCAGTTGCAATTCATTTTTGTACTGTTTTGAACTGTAAATTGTACGTGAATATTCTACATATTCCATCCCAGGTTTCCCCCCTTAACGTTGTGTATTATTTGAGTTTCACCATgttcatatccccccccccccccccccccccccccccccccccccccctcttttacgcacttattgtacgtccTGGCGCTTAATGTACGCAATTAtcgtgtgttgtacgtcctggcacttaaaatagtacttagcattgtgtagcatcttatcctagctatttttgttgcatacagggaatgggttaacctaatgattgtaagtgcttggcacttggtatatcaacatccttattgtaccgacagcgatatattgtttttctttcttcagaCAAATTGTAAGTCGATTTGGATAAAACCGTCCGCTAAacgcccttaatgtaaatgtataattGAGtatcgtctcctcctcctgtgtttCTTGGCTCCAGGAGGTTTGGCACAAAGTGTGGCGGCTGCTCTGAGGGCATCTCCCCCAGCGACCTGGTGCGGCGCGCGCAGAGCAAGGTGTTCCACCTGGGCTGCTTCACGTGCGTCATGTGCAACAAGCAGCTGTCCACGGGCGAGGAGCTGTACGTCCTGGACGAGCTCAAGTTCATCTGCAAGGAGGACTACCAGAACAGCCAGGGCCGCGACACCGTGCTGCTGTCAGGTGAGACTCGAACCCCTACCCGGACTAGAAACCCGAACCCCGAACCCCTTTGTTCACTAAGGGAGGATAACGCTATCGTGGGGAGTATTGTATCAGATATGAATATATAGATAACATAATTAGcgttatattaataatatcattaatattagtagtagtattttGTTGCctatattcattttatttgattagtataaatattattagtaaattattattattattattccagatTAAATATATCCTCCGAtattattaaatattagtttgaaaatatttattattatttatctgcCTATTataatcttttttattattattgtattattatttatcattattattatcatcattattattattctgattATTATGGGCTGTAGTGTGTCCTCTCAGACGTAGTACCGACAcagtatctatatatattgtagTCTATATAACATAATACACCatatataataaaacataataaaacaataggcctacataatacataatataacatCACAAGTAATATAACATCATATAGcaatacataatacataacataacataacataacataacataatagaACAATCCATAATACCTGACATAACATCGTGTGTTTGTCTTCCTCCGTAGTGACGACGTGCAGCGACCCGAGTCTCTCCCCGGACCCGCAGGACCCGCTGGCGGACGACGGCAAGGAGTCGGAGGGCGGCCCGCTTTCGGACAAGGAGGGCGCCAACAACGAGAACGAGGAGGCGAGCGTGGCGGGAAAGCGGCGCGGGCCCCGGACCACCATCAAGGCCAAGCAGCTCGAGACGCTCAAGGCGGCGTTCGCGGCCACGCCGAAACCCACGCGCCACATCCGGGAGCAGCTGGCTCAGGAGACGGGGCTCAACATGCGGGTCATCCAGGTACGAGGGGGGCGCTCGGTGACGAGGCGGATGTGACGTCACGCCAATTAACGATTAGAACAGGTGGAAGCTTagcggaaaaaaaataaacagaggAGGTGCAAAATAAAGCTCGCtctctcgaacacacacacacacacgcacacgcacagacacagacacagacacagacacagacacagacacagacacagacacagacacagacacagacacagacacgcgcacgcgcacgcgcacgcacacgcacacgcacacacacacacacacacacacacacacacactggcacgcacgcacgcacgcacgcacgtacataaacacacacacacacacacacacacacacacacacacacacactcacacgaacacacaaacagaaacgcatacatacacacagacgcacaaacacacgcaagcacgcacccacaaacacaatttattatttttgtatgataTTTTCACCATAATCCACAGTCTAAATTAAGAACATTTTCTAACCCATAACAATGGTTATACCATTGTGATGCCCTGggctattattaataatattgttgTTAACAATCAGTGTTACAGGGATAAACCTGAAGGAAAAACTATActtaatattaaatataaacctttctaatataatatatttagtaGTCTATTAACCTGGTTGTTCCGGTTTCATTATgatgactatatatatatatgtgtatatatatatatatatatatatatatatatatgtgtatatatatcctTCAGGGACAAACCTGAAGGAAAAACTATActtaatattaaatataaaccTTTATaaactattattatattaaccttgttgtTCCGGTGTCATTATTATAGTCATCATGATGACTATAATGACGCcggaactatatatatatatatatatatatatatatatatatatatatattaaacggGACTCTATGTCTCCCCAGCAGTGGTTCAAGAAACACATGAATATCTATATTAATTTCTATATTAACCgtgactctgtgtctctccaggTATGGTTCGAGAAACACATGAATATCTAtattaatatctatattaaccttgactctgtgtctctccaggTATGGTTCCAGAACCGCCGCTCCAAGGAGCGCCGCATGAAGCAGCTCAGCGCGCTGGGCGCGAGGCGACACGCGTTCTTCCGGAGCCCGCGCAGGATGCGGAGCCTCGGGGAGCGCATGGAGCCCGGGGAGCTTCTGGCCGGGGGGCCCTTCTCCTACTATGCAGGTGGGTTGTGGACCCCGGCTCCCTTGGGGTATCTCCGCGGACCCCGctgaaatgaaaaaacaaccaaacaaggATACCACATAAACTCCGTTTGACCAAAAGGAAGACGCCTTTTGGTCAACCGGAGTTTATTTGGAATCGTTTGTATTTTACGCGCACGTTTGATGAAATCTTCTTTTTCACCAAGGTGGACTGAACGCTAAAGTCCGTATTGTTCATTGGATTGGCGTCACGTGGAATAAACACGACCGCTATTCCTTTGTCTTATGTTAAAAACTAAAACGAAAATCGTTTTCAGAATGTATTTGGGTACGTTTTAGTGACGCAGTTCTACGCATGAGATGCAGAGATACATGATTAAATAGCCTTATTCGTCTTTAATTCCGTTTCCTCCGTCTGTCCCGACCCTCCAGACTACCCAGGTGAGTACTACGGCTCCGGGGGAAACTACGAGTACTATCAGGGCCCCCCGTCCTCCCAGGCCCAGACCCCCGCAGACCTGGGGTACGTCCCCTCCTCCGTCCCCACCGGCACCCCGCTGGGGGGCATGGAcccgcagcaccaccaccaccaccaacacccccaccaccagcaccaacaccccGGGCACCAGGACGTCCCGTG
The Gadus morhua chromosome 7, gadMor3.0, whole genome shotgun sequence DNA segment above includes these coding regions:
- the LOC115547225 gene encoding LIM/homeobox protein Lhx1, giving the protein MVHCAGCDKPILDRFLLKVLDRTWHVKCVTCCECKSNLTEKCFSRDGRLYCKTDFFRRFGTKCGGCSEGISPSDLVRRAQSKVFHLGCFTCVMCNKQLSTGEELYVLDELKFICKEDYQNSQGRDTVLLSVTTCSDPSLSPDPQDPLADDGKESEGGPLSDKEGANNENEEASVAGKRRGPRTTIKAKQLETLKAAFAATPKPTRHIREQLAQETGLNMRVIQVWFQNRRSKERRMKQLSALGARRHAFFRSPRRMRSLGERMEPGELLAGGPFSYYADYPGEYYGSGGNYEYYQGPPSSQAQTPADLGYVPSSVPTGTPLGGMDPQHHHHHQHPHHQHQHPGHQDVPCYSDIMSASHHHHAADSPSPEPNGPGSNGPGSMGPGSMRSVSSDMCGSSGTPFTVLSLSENGYTNQLSQPSSEVSEGTVW